The region gaccgtgttaactggtgccTCTCGCATACATCACAAGATACATTAGGAGAGATGAATGAGGCTTATGAACACAATTTAACTTACATACATGGTAAGAGTAACGTAAGATATTAAACACAAATGAGTATGTGTTtagaaaaaaaggattaaaccATACAATTAGAGGCTTTTTAGGAAAACACCTACGTGAGAGTCACCACTTAACACGGTTACCAGTTAAACCGTAACACCCGGTCGCAGCGATGCTAGAAGGCTAACCTTAGCTCTTTAGGTTCCCGTTAGGAGGCTGTTTTGGCactcaggggggaaaaaagtgggACTCATCAACAACTCAGTTAAGCCGATTTGTCGAGTGATATATCCAGATCTGTAAACAGccccttcatcatcatcctcctcctcctcctcaccaggAACACTGGCAGATGGGAAAGTGTTTGACTCTTCGAGGTCTCGAGGGAAGCCCTTCAAATTTAAGATTGGACATCAGGAGGTGATCCGTGGCTGGGAAGAAGGAGTAGCCCAGGTGAGGAGGAGCTTTTTACTATTGATCAAACACACGTACATGTTTTACTCAGTAATAAGTTCATTTACTCATGTGCTTGTGTCCATTTGGTGCTACTTTAttcttccactccactacaattcagagggaaatatttcactttttactccactacatttatttgacagctttagttacttttcagaggAAGGTTTGACACGATGGATAATATGTCAAGCAGTTTACaccctttttttgtcttttgatgtcATACAAAAAGCATTGTGTAGtctggctcacatttcagatgtctatgagttgttaacagctttTTTCCTCtgaacttctcacatggtttcatttcaataaatgttcaaatgatccaatatttcagcaaaaatcaaagattagacaAAAATTcttcaaactgaaaacagatttgtttatcagaactttttgttttttcttctttttcttcgtgagctacaacagtaacatgctgctccagcactgatgcttcagtattaataatctaatgatgtcgtatataataatatatcagtcagacggaccaaaccactacttttgcacattttgctgcaggacttttactttgaatggagtatttttacattcctgtgttggtacttttacttaagtaaaggctCTAAATACTTCTTCTACTGCTCGttttattgttctgtttttcatAGAAATTTTAAGATCTGCTTTTATACCATTTAATTCAGTAGCAACACGAGTTAAAGTAAATCTTCCATCTCCTCCACAGATGAGTGTAGGTCAGCGGGCCAAGCTGATATGCTCACCAGACTTTGCCTATGGCAGCAAAGGGCACCCAGGGATCATCCCACCAAACGCCACTCTAACCTTCGATGTGGAGCTGCTTTGTCTGGAAGCCTGAAACTTGTGCACTCACTTTGTTTAATTCCACTCAAATTTTCAGggtgagacatttttttatcatttgaatgATCAGCATCTTTATGTGTGTCAGACAGTGTAACTTATGTAGCTAGATGCTGCACCAGAGTAACTGAGAGTCTGTGTAAGAGCCTTTGAGCCTCACATGTACAGCGACAAtacatttaatctttttaatttaaCCAGTGATGTCACGAGATGAAATCCTATGTGCATAACAGGCTTTATTCTTTAATCCCCCTTTGTCCCTCCTCCTtaaggggaaggggagggggggtcacAATTTTCCAAGTCTCTCTCAGAATAATAGTGAAGATttaaaataggtttttcttgccattcCTCGTTTTTAttggccattagaagatctcaTAATCCACTTACAATGTAAGCGACGGGGGCCTCTCTCtgtaaaagaaatgtatttaaaaatgtatccaaagctaatgtgaagctacagtccaaatgagtcaaatcaagtagatatctttcaacatttacagtctttttagtgccaaagtccttcTTCTTGTTATTATACTTCtatcacagctcaacagggaaacaaagagggaatttgatgcttaaaaaagactttaaatgtggcagatattcacttaatatgactaactcagactgctaaaGCCTCAAATAAGCTTTACATagacttttaaatgcattttttgacacactgtggattttgtcccccatcactgacactgaaagcacatttaaaggggatcttttaacagtcagtatgaacaggaagaatgattacagcgaggaaaaactCTTTCACTGtacatatggacacctgactttTTAGTGCAGatgtgaaaaactgtgaacctgtcctttaatcaCAGCACTGaagccttcttcttctttttcgcTGCAGGTTGACTCCTATCTCGGGAACATGGAGGAAAAATGTTAACAGATGATTCCTGCTCTTGATTCCTTGCATAGGACCTATGTCTATAGCCTCACTAGTTCACTCCTTTCCATTTACATACAAATTGTGTTACGTCACTTGCTTTAAAACATTATACGTCATGCTATACTTTAGATTCCATACAGTAATAAGTCATAGGCCATCCCATCACATGTGTTTTGTCATATTCTgctatgtatttttatgttgtttttttcttgtttttgactTAAAAGTTACAAAATATGTCTGCCATCAGGACCAGGTTTTAAATAAGTGTCATACATATTGAATCAGTCTCATTCCTGTGGCTCTGTGGCCTTTACACTAAAAAATTGTATTGATTGCGGGTAATGAATTGTCTTGAATAAATAGTTGTTTGACACAATGATATTTCTATGAATTACCTTTGTGATACTTGTTATTGGATTCAATTAGAAAAGTGTGAAATTCATTGTAACCAGGGATTCATGAATCAAGCACATGATTGCCATTAATAGCCTACAGGTCTCTGCAAAATGTAGGATTTGCTTTGTCTATACCGCAGCATCAATTCTTAATTTATAAGAGTGAAATATGACTTTATCGCTCAGATGTTCACGACTGGACACTATTCGTCTTGTTATTTGCTTGTAAAACATTTGGGGAAAGTTTATTTTGCCAAAAATATGGTCATGTTGGAAAATATTTGGTCTCTGGCAAAAAGGTTTCTCGACTTGCAGGGTAAGTTCCCCCCACAAATATTTGTAGGCACACCTTGGGGTTTGTGATTATGTTTATTTCAAGGAGTTGTGTGTAACAAGCTGTGGATGTTGTAAAGGTCTGTTCCTTACtcgaaacacattaaaaaagagtaattttaacacaaactgcaatttctttttcttcccttgaCTGATTGTATGTCATTGTCTAACCTCGTTATTCTTTTAAAATAGGCTATATAAATCTCATTGATGGTGTtagaatgaaagaaagcagATAGAAGAATAAGTCACTTTTAAAGGATGGAagaaacatctggattttttttttttttttgcgatATTCTTCTGTGCAATTTAGTGCAGTTAATCACTTTGTCATTGCTTTGCTTTTGCAAATGCAATACAGACTGATAGAAGATCTTTAATGTGATTCAGTACAGGCTGCGACACAAGAAGTATCTGGAACAGGATGTGACACAAATGTCGAAGTGcatctttaaataaattatgcagCTGTTCGGATCCAAAGTCTTAAAAATTAAAACGAAGGGAACATAAGTTCTACAATATGTGCTTTTACAACTGCAgataaattacagtttttattttccacttaCGTTTGAATTGGCACTAACATCTGTACTTCTCCCATAAGTTGAATCATTAATTAAAACTACTTGTAAAACCTCACTGGAAATATCCCTGAAAGCTGaaacattaaatgaatcacCAAACATATTGCACATCATAGTTTGTAGTTACATGAGACATTTTCAGTCAGCAAAATTACTTCTTAAAAGAtaagtatttgcattttaggAATAACGATAAAACTACTGTATGATACATTATGTACATTAttataaactgcagtaaaatgCCATGAAAGCAACTGACACAAGCAATTATTTCCCAATTATTAATCTTTACTTGTAGCTGTGGAAAGATCTCATGTTAcatttgaaatgagaaaatatatcACAGTATCAAAAACAATTTATCTCTTCACAAACGTCTCATCAGCATCCTTCATTCATCcagtactgtatattaaatCTTAAGAGAAATGTTTCCTCTTATCTCCTTTTAACCTTTTAACCATTTAACTGCAGATACACGAGCAGACGGTGCATTTCAGGACTTGAGCAGCTCACATAACCAACTCTTTTAGTGTTAGATTCAAACTGCATTAACAGATATATGCATGGATGAACACGGAGCCACATTTTTGTCTCAGGACATGGATACATCATAACTGAGTCTGAAGAAATAGAGACACTGTACAATGATAAACTTACTcccatgatttatttattagcaAGAGATTCAATGATCTGTCTTTCCTGCACCTGAGTATTAGATTTGATGCACATGCTCTACGTTTCGGAGGGTAAAAAGTCCCCAACAGctttttgtcaaatattttcattgGTATAAATGACCGAAGTACAAAAATGAATGCCTACACACTCTGTGCTCTGTAAGTTTCTGAACAAGTCAgactttctcttttatttttctgcttttgcaGGATGCTCCTTAAAGAAATGGCATGactgtgactctctctctctttcgttcACTATCAACTTTTCCTTTTAAACACATGATGATGACGAAAATAGAGGGATAGAAGATGAGAAACAAGCATTCAACTTAACACAATTTCTCTTTTACTTCTTTTCATAATATAATCTGCATGACTTCACCAAGAAGATCATCTAAAGAACCAGGCAGAGGCGTTTTAATTCAAGCAAGAGAATCCAACCCAACTGCGGGTTACATGCAAATCGCAATATAGTGAAAACAACTTAAACTGCAGGCAGAAGCAGTAAGTATATTTGAGTAATGAGAGCATTTAATGTACAACTCATCCTTTGTTCTCTAAGGCAAGTCATGACCACAAAATCACAAGGGCATTAtgtaaaatctaaaaatctTATTAGTGGGGAAATCCAACACATGGCAATGACCAGAATCTAATCCAATCTGAAGCAAAGTCAGCGTTGCCGTGGCTGTGCCTGCACAGGTTGGGAGTTGTTAATGTCAGAGGGAGCAGAAAGTGTCAGATTGGTGCTGTCCCGTTCATGTTGGACAGCCCTCGTCCCCTGCCTGCACCCTGACGGCGGAGCGAGTGTAGGGCCACAGCACAGCAACCTCTCAGCAGGGACCCAATGTGGTATGCGGGCACCATGTCCCCTGGCCCCCCACGGCACAGCCACGCCATTGTTGGGACCACTGGCACAGCCAAAGCCAAAAGATCTACAAGGAAGTAGCGGCTCCAGTGGCACAGCGGAGGGGAACGTCCTTCCTCATTTGCTGCTTCAGTTTCCTCCTCATTGTCTTCTTCTATCTCCAGCACTGTAGCCTCCTGCCTCACTGGAAGTGGAGCTGTACGATGGGGCTGGCAGGTGTGGGGCTCTGCTGGCCTCTTTGTTATTTCCTTTGACTTGTCGGGCGGTAGAGGCTCTAAACTGTATGAGTGCTCAGCAGGGGACAGAGGAGGTAAAGATGATGGAAACTGACGTGGTTCTGACGGGGTGATGTCTGCTGTTGCTAAAGAAATTACACTCAGCTCTTCGACACCTCCCTCCTCACACAGCCAGGTCATGGTCGGGCTGCAGGCCTGGGAGCGGACCTCTGGCTTCTTCTCTGCTGCAGGAGCAGGGGTAGGGATCGGATCAGTGGCAGGAACGGCAGCAGGTGCCGCTGATATCGGAGCCTCCTCCTGAGGTAAGTGCAGGAACAAGTGATGATGAGGAAGGTAGGTGTGTCCACCgtacctgcagctgctgctgagaGTGTGGCAGGAGTGTGAGATTGGCAGAACAGTCCCCCCGCTGCACATCCTTTCATAGGTGGAGGAACGGGGCACAGTTTGGGGGCCTCTGTTTTGGCCCTGTGATGGCGGCGGGTCTGTTAGGAGGGCCGCCTCCAGGAGCAGGTGTGTTTGCCCCGCTGGGCGAGATGCTGCGCTTGGCTCAGGAGCTTTTGAGCTGCACTCCAGCTGCAGAGCCTCACTGCTCATCCGGGTGTAGGTGGCGCCACGGCTCAAAGTGCTGGCTGGGGAACAACCACAAGAACGAGACTTTCCCCCCGGCCGAGCTCCCTGCAACCCTGAGTATGGCTTGTGGTCATGGGGATCTTGTTCCCGAACACTCGGGTTGGACCTCACTGACTCTACCACCTCCTGGAGGTGCTGGATCTCTTTGCGGGCCTCCTTCAAGGCTAACTGGGCCTCCACACGGTGGCATTCCTCTTCTATCCAGTCTTCCTGCATCCTGTACAGCTGGGCCCTCAGCTCATCTATTTCACAGTCCCTGGTTAAGTATAAAGAACAATTGAGTAGAGGacttaatttagttttttctctcttacagAGACCAATCATGGTAGTTTTGTGCACAGAAGCGTAAAAAGATATGTTTAACGTATTCTTACTGGTTACCATGAAAGTTGGAATCACAACCAGTAAAACACTtgagctgaagaaaaaaaggactcaCCTGTGCTGTAGTCTTTCCACATTGTCTCTCAGCCTGGCTCGCAGATGTCGTATACACACCTCCTTCTGTTGCAGGGGTGTAAGGTACTGCTCCGGAGTAGGGGGTCTGATCCCATGGTTGTTACTGCAAGCTGTGTGCTTCGCCTGACGCCTGAATAAACACACAGGTGTGAAAAGGTCATTTACATGAAGCGATTGGCTTTTTTCACGGGTCCagttcagaaaaaataaacagcaatgAACTGAGCAAAGCTTGTGTTGAACATGACCCTGCAGGCAGGGTTAAAGTTAGacacatgttgtttttaaagctgctgatATTAATTAAAGTGTCGCtgcactcaaaaatgtgtttttcttcttgctcattcagttggatgtttgaggctcactgtgcagaatgatgtttattttcatatttatctgctgaaagtttctctgaggtAAAAAGCGGTTtacctacaagcatgatttgtgatatcaaaactagtttggagccaatcgttGGGCAGTTCAACTTCAGTAAGtcatgtggaaacttgaagcctccagtgcacaaacattaaaaattgaCTTTTCAGTAAAATCGGAGACATCTTATGTTAAagagttaaacttttgaaattaaaaactgcattttcatCTTCTTGATTCTAaattttttaatgagggagaaggagtatgTGAAATTTTAAGGATTTCAATGAGATATTTGAGCTACTTTGTGAAATAAACCCCAGACTCTATTGTACAAAGCAGAGTGctttatatacatcttaaacatgtctggaggggatctttaaatatTACACTTTATTAACAATTTATTGGGCACATCTGTGCAATCTGATGCAATCCAATCAAAACAGCCCTGCAAGAAAACTTTAGTGAATCTTAtaatggtttgtttttgttgctattGACTCAGGGAAGTGTTACATTAACTATATAGTTATTTTAGAGATTGtagtttgtgttgctgtttaatTATATTGCATTATACTAAAATATGGTTCTAATATTGTCTGTCCCAATTTACATACGTTTAATGGGAATGGGCAAGAAGACTGCAGGGGTCTCAGTTTGTAACCACATTGGAAGAGGGCATCAGTCCATCACAGGTTTAACACATCAGTCAAACTCATCAGGAAAAGCTGCTCTGAACAATGGTTTTACATATTGTGAAAAGTGAGTTTTATAAGTCTTACCTGGGTGTATTAGGATATGTCCGGGCTGTGGGGCTTCCCTCTGCTGCCCTGACCCGACCAGGGTAGGTGTTGGTGCTGGACGTGTCACTGTATCGCCCACTGGCCACACTCGTTCCCACTGAGCGCCTTGCAGGGAGGTAAAATGGTGAGAAGTccttatattaaatgtgtcagatCGTTTGCTTCATTGTGAAACAGAAGGTGCGAGAAGGAGGCCACACTACCTGCGCTGACCTGAGGAGGGCTTTCGACTCGGAGTGAGAGACATTGGTGTGCGAGGGACCTCCAACCTCTCCACGGCTGCCTCTAGAGAGGGACGCTAGGAGCCCTCACAGCTGGACTGTAACGACCACatcacatacagaaacacatcagaggtAAAGCACAGCGCAGAACACGTGGAAAATGAATCCCAAAAGAAAACGCTGTCCTCAGTAATCTATTTCAGTAAAAAACCTCcatgaaatattcaaaaatgtcCTGTCCTGTAAGTAGCATTATGTGCTTCTTCACTGAAAGTCAGTGACAATAgtctgaccctaaccctaataaaGAAATAGTCTAGGCCAGCAGCGAATAAAGCATCCTTTCTATGCTGACACAAAGGGGACACAGTGAGTTCACAGTGAGTGCAGCTGCCTCTATGTGAGCTGTGCCCTCCCcatctgcagagctgcagataACATTAAGTGGTGTCAAAGGGCAAAAATCAAGGAAAATCTGACATGTGGTGGCTGGTGTACGATGATAAAATCACTGTGGTTATTACCTATCTACACTATTACTGTTACTTCCTACAGTGGGATCCAATAACTACAGGAGTCCTTCAGAAATTCAAGGCggttgaaataaataattatttaatttcactCTCATGTCACTCCCTATAAGCAGGGCCAGAGCATGACAACACCTGCCCCCCTTTAAACATTtggattttacacattttacagtTGATCACTGTTCGATGTCCGTATTCTTTCCAAAATTAAGGGCAAAGTGCTGTTTCAAAACCTTCTGTGCACCAGCAGGAGTAAAATGGTGGACAAACAGTGAGTCCTTACATGGTGGGGCATCGAAACTCAACCAAAATGCATCTGTAGCACTGAGCATCAAAAGTTAGTGCTGAATGCAAGACTATTTCC is a window of Scomber scombrus chromosome 10, fScoSco1.1, whole genome shotgun sequence DNA encoding:
- the LOC133987451 gene encoding peptidyl-prolyl cis-trans isomerase FKBP1A-like, whose product is MGVEIETITPGDGRTFPKKGQRVVVHYVGTLADGKVFDSSRSRGKPFKFKIGHQEVIRGWEEGVAQMSVGQRAKLICSPDFAYGSKGHPGIIPPNATLTFDVELLCLEA
- the LOC133988279 gene encoding syntaphilin, with the translated sequence MSLTPSRKPSSGQRRRSVGTSVASGRYSDTSSTNTYPGRVRAAEGSPTARTYPNTPRRQAKHTACSNNHGIRPPTPEQYLTPLQQKEVCIRHLRARLRDNVERLQHRDCEIDELRAQLYRMQEDWIEEECHRVEAQLALKEARKEIQHLQEVVESVRSNPSVREQDPHDHKPYSGLQGARPGGKSRSCGCSPASTLSRGATYTRMSSEALQLECSSKAPEPSAASRPAGQTHLLLEAALLTDPPPSQGQNRGPQTVPRSSTYERMCSGGTVLPISHSCHTLSSSCRYGGHTYLPHHHLFLHLPQEEAPISAAPAAVPATDPIPTPAPAAEKKPEVRSQACSPTMTWLCEEGGVEELSVISLATADITPSEPRQFPSSLPPLSPAEHSYSLEPLPPDKSKEITKRPAEPHTCQPHRTAPLPVRQEATVLEIEEDNEEETEAANEEGRSPPLCHWSRYFLVDLLALAVPVVPTMAWLCRGGPGDMVPAYHIGSLLRGCCAVALHSLRRQGAGRGRGLSNMNGTAPI